In a single window of the Acipenser ruthenus chromosome 20, fAciRut3.2 maternal haplotype, whole genome shotgun sequence genome:
- the LOC117425306 gene encoding LOW QUALITY PROTEIN: msx2-interacting protein-like (The sequence of the model RefSeq protein was modified relative to this genomic sequence to represent the inferred CDS: deleted 1 base in 1 codon): MVRETRHLWVGNLPENVREEKIIEHFKRYGRVESVKILPKRGSEGGVAAFVDFVDIKSAQKAHNSVNKMGDRDLRTDYNEPGTIPSAARGLDDTVSIGSRTREVSGFRGGGGGAAYGPPASLHGREGRYERRLDGTSETRDRTYEHSAYGHHERGAAGFERTRHYDPDYYRPDQDRTLPLRGGGGGGSGGSGSGGGGGAGSSGSTSGVYYGSRSRSPSRFETPEPRYEPRPREPPFTLASVVHRDLYRDELSRDVRGRRTERGYQHSRSRSPHSSQSRNPSPQRLTSQPARPTRSPSGSGSRSRSSSSDSVSSSSSTSSDSSDSSSSSSDESPARSVLSAAVPAPPTQPPPALDKDEPRKSFGIKVQNLPVRSTDTSLKDGLFHEFKKYGKVTSVQIHGALEERYGLVFFRQEEDQEKALNASKGKLFFGMQIEVTAWTGPETESENEFRPLDERIDEFHPKATRTLFIGNLEKTTSYHDLLNIFQRFGEIVDIDIKKVNGAPQYAFLQYCDIASVCKAIKKMDGEYLGNNRLKLGFGKSMPTTCVWLDGLASNITEQYLTRHFCRYGHVVKVVFDRLKGMALVLYNNIEYAQAAVKETKGWKIGGNKIKVDFANQESQMAFYRSMQASGQDIRDFYEILTERRDERRPPFTEFSAERAFYENPRTPGTYTEDPRREYPARSREFYAEWDPYQGDYYDPRHYEDPREFRDFRDPYEQDIRKYSYLQRERERERERFETDRERDHTRRTIERSQSPNHPRRTTSTTASPSPSERLPSDSERRIYSRSSERSGSCSSLSPPRYEKPDKVRPERYPKNDKAEKDRPFDAERVDKEKRAARKEKVEKDKTEKQKLRKVKAPSPSIPSSETDPEPEREPSPDTVLRRKNKSLAAEKDGANKNRLDLLPCVVLTRVKEKEGKVLEQPGSEKQRLKVENDSVRSPPPPPPSSTSEQKIMLSRLEQPKGEVPKPEPPRTKVPKEKVLASHVEVVEKEAKIKPKKHIKAEPGVEGANSLDIDRLEARKRRFADANLKSERQLKRSSQDEEEGRLGLKKLSDMGSGGEGDKKILRKELHKKEHRKAKPERLVTVCSPKDGQEAGSISVGIGLGLSLDLQARLGEQAEDPIDPLEFSCRKVTAAGIKAQHRGGLSRMISDDLGMEDDMQDQEGQAFLLECEQSLGQEKGEGEEKLPIDIDHSQSYRKQMEQSRRLKKQQQLQDVDTPKPEKQEKPDKPDSPKPDVEDFERRSLVHEVGKPPEDVTDDSPPSKRKKVEAFDFELSAKRERNYRSSRQLSEDSERNLASLPGLRLFPFHEDEGSADSPRLVTVKEAKESPKTEVFTHLDLLKFNPCEPSRREPPPELPKLKAPSLSCEEDLQRWGSRIKQESIRLDVSFPSSIVKREGIRKRSLRELEPGEVPSDSDEDGENKTHSPKASTSLEGSRLSYFLREREERLSDLKLSSSLERNKFYSFALDQTITPDTKALLERAKSLSSSREENWSFLDRDSRFASFRNSKDKEKVESAPRPIPSWYMKKKKIRTDSEGKLDDKKEEPKAEEQEKRELFASRFLHSSIFEQDSRRLQHLERKEDDTELFAGRLYGRQASSEGLHNSEMIQEPVVLFHSRFMEFTRMQQKEKEKEQRTRDTEKLEVETEEARQESERPKAPEPAPEADIKPVTPVSPVPIFPVPREPPQQAKATVESLPVVVPPIPLKEEKTKAVLEKATPQPQPQPQVPVSIAPMEPASLNEAEIRQEPKGEAPEARAPEEETLNAEHPSYLDTKPPTPGASFTHEAISLDPEPEVPELINPVSPKPEEKSEEHKEEIQQPEVETVDNEAPQRSDESSEAQPQNSDNDLEVEPVVPARKPPKSKRAKTPPAATQPAPVPASGSEKPATRKSERIDREKLKRASSPRGEAPRAAIDPKTSAKSPSHATDSESSEPNLPVSRTRRRNVRSVYATPVEDDTPQTPGKDLAESPRSTRKRGDKEPQQDTLTTPTTPRRGRPPKTRRRGEDVSPVKGDGIKPDPDEPENKEGSEVIKPAEGWRSPRSQKSAQSQSSPPTGTAHGRKGGKAENKTPEIHIESVDEAGIEPLEQHSPPVPKLEEEPLEEISKAKEDEPKQQQQQQQQQQQQEEEEEKKDMEPEKNMNEGMEKVEALIDKCSPPEKGGKAKGGGRATRNAKSLTDDKSLSLKNLEIRLSVDDVKGVLQTSEEEPELLELSPKKPTPPPIKDEVMPQGFLKEVTELSPEKEEPVSDTEPPADPAAALLARQMELEQAVENIAKLTEGPTLPPYKEPPPPEPELQPMVVEPEVQDEVEKPANPASETELAAAIDSITAEDISADADSFPAPGGYTTLTPPDPLDLPPRTEATEPETHLAINNILEPEPEMGSLPLETKSSDPAPSDVSTQEESPPPGMSEVHQNSKKRQKSRKNRSRRGSTNRKGDLLDGNASEPEPSTIKPAEPVSEDIVEMEKPTVVATPTATAAAATRAVASCKQEARRPKEAETPVEQPELRDNAYHSGNKSPTLFKLRQLAESTTSSLSTPPARLTLPPPRQVKLPSSPQATVPEWLNRPEESQAPSNPPPQAPQAAAAPAPMPPDTKASDIDPSSSTLRKILMEPKYVSATSGGIPSTQLTTCISEPVSSPPLEASKPLPTEEKPVAPPPTAEAQRFNEKPVSSVISHKAISVISHVPLPFDSEETPRITLGNRAPSMSLPKQKYRASMNENNRYPMGPTSMMGVEEGRPVESAPFISTGSGLRVNTSEGVVVLSYSGQKTEGPQRISAKISQIPPASAVDIEFQQSVSKSQIKQEPLTPSQQPTTKGSQMPTGYGPHSTGVLAGQPYNTQGVISAVKQESPGGEKSDPSYHSGPQSAAVKIMPQTGGNPPVLVYNPLALMHQQATKKGCTEPVSLKVEPGKPAQPTNLSPGLSPHHPSLTSNHVGSGPSTPTERSLPHLGGVKQEPHSPRTCGHSPSPFSKVCQPSSTASVVLGPGISMPQYVSSVHHPEQSVIMPPHSVTQSVSLGHITQGEVRMNTPPLPGMPYGIRSETLSSPRSGLQTQRSSTPQPAGIRDIVLQPIPSGEDDVLHYHQGIRRPSTQMQPDMMVMQPDYRMHHGGMRLDQYNMAQQDIILSRDVRMIMHQQMGDQHHPESRQARTPESSVKTPPASKTPQPGKETPKPAEVKLAPSPHSEARIMGVSPGMPQLSQPVMVSHGVQLMHSPSGSYHDYPGVYRDMRNFQLSHPQFPGPTPLGMNLPPRSITPSQGMSDGEHGHPSQPIRSKTPQVSVDPKGAGGPDSGHLRHTGPMDPTLSHLQRVQSETGSPSYPSPVSISLKHDLPQTPGQKPQQQQPFPQTSLGNVMPGLPPGLPTGLRPDTQTLGKQEHSHRPVDMVQLLTKYPIVWQGLLALKNDTAAVQLHFVSGNNVLAHRSLPAPEGGPPLRIAQRMRLEASQLEGVARRMTVESDYCLLLALPCGRDQDDVLNQTESLKAAFISYLQAKLAAGIINVPNPGSNQPAYVLQIFPPCEFSESHLSRLAPDLLASISSISPHLMIVIASV, from the exons CAGCGATTCCAGTAGCAGTTCAAGCGATGAGTCCCCGGCGCGGTCAGTCCTGTCCGCAGCAGTCCCTGCACCCCCCACGCAACCCCCCCCAGCACTAGACAAGGACGAACCGCGCAAGAGCTTCGGCATCAAGGTGCAAAACCTACCAGTCAGATCAACAG ACACTAGCTTGAAGGATGGGCTTTTCCATGAATTTAAGAAGTATGGGAAGGTGACATCGGTGCAGATCCATGGCGCCTTGGAGGAGAGGTACGGCCTGGTCTTCTTTCGACAGGAGGAGGACCAAGAAAAGGCACTCAACGCCTCCAAGGGCAAGCTGTTCTTTGGCATGCAGATAGAAGTGACTGCCTGGACTGGGCCTG AGACCGAAAGCGAGAATGAATTTCGACCACTGGACGAGAGGATAGATGAGTTTCACCCGAAAGCTACCCGAACGCTCTTCATTGGCAATTTGGAGAAAACCACCAGCTACCATGACCTGCTGAACATCTTTCAGCGATTTGGAGAGATTGTG GATATTGACATTAAGAAAGTGAATGGCGCCCCTCAGTATGCCTTTCTGCAATACTGTGACATCGCCAGCGTCTGCAAAGCAATCAAGAAGATGGATGGAGAGTACCTGGGGAACAACCGGCTCAAG CTGGGGTTTGGAAAGAGCATGCCTACCACCTGTGTGTGGCTGGATGGCCTGGCCTCCAACATCACAGAGCAGTACCTCACACGACACTTCTGTCGCTATGGACATGTGGTCAAG GTTGTGTTTGACCGGCTGAAGGGAATGGCCTTAGTCCTGTACAACAACATTGAATACGCTCAGGCAGCAGTAAAGGAAACTAAAGGTTGGAAGATTGGAGGGAATAAAATCAAG GTTGATTTTGCTAACCAGGAAAGTCAGATGGCTTTTTACCGCTCAATGCAGGCATCTGGACAGGATATACGAGACTTTTATGAAATATTAACTGAAAGAAG AGATGAGCGTCGGCCCCCCTTCACTGAGTTCTCTGCAGAGCGTGCATTCTACGAGAATCCTCGAACACCAGGGACGTACACTGAAGACCCTCGTCGGGAGTACCCAGCCCGGAGCAGGGAGTTCTATGCAGAGTGGGATCCTTACCAGGGAGATTACTATGATCCGCGCCACTATGAGGACCCCCGAGAGTTTAGAGACTTCAGAGACCCCTACGAGCAAGACATCCGTAAATACAGCTACTTGCAGCGTGAACGGGAGAGGGAAAGGGAGCGGTTTGAAACTGACCGGGAGAGAGACCACACCAGGAGGACCATAGAGCGCAGCCAGAGTCCTAACCACCCCCGACGGACCACCAGTACCACagcctccccctccccttccgaGAGGCTCCCAAGTGACTCTGAACGGCGCATATACAGCCGGTCTTCTGAGCGCAGTGGCAGCTGTAGCTCCCTCTCCCCACCCCGCTATGAGAAGCCTGATAAGGTGCGGCCAGAGCGTTACCCAAAGAATGACAAAGCAGAAAAAGATAGACCCTTCGATGCAGAGAGAGTAGACAAAGAGAAGCGGGCTGCTAGGAAAGAGAAGGTAGAAAAGGACAAAACTGAAAAGCAGAAGTTGCGGAAGGTGAAGGCACCTTCTCCAAGTATTCCTTCCTCAGAGACTGACCCTGAGCCGGAGAGGGAACCCAGTCCAGACACTGTGCTACGAAGGAAGAACAAATCCCTTGCTGCAGAAAAAGATGGGGCCAACAAGAACCGCCTTGACTTGCTTCCCTGTGTAGTACTTACTAGGGTGAAGGAAAAAGAAGGCAAGGTTCTGGAACAACCTGGCTCGGAGAAGCAGAGACTGAAAGTAGAGAATGATAGTGTCaggtctcctcctcctccccccccctcctccacctcc gaACAGAAGATTATGTTATCCCGCTTGGAGCAGCCCAAAGGAGAGGTGCCCAAACCTGAACCACCTCGCACTAAAGTGCCAAAAGAAAAGGTGCTTGCCAGTCATGTGGAAGTTGTGGAAAAGGAGGCCAAGATCAAGCCCAAGAAACATATTAAGGCAGAGCCTGGGGTGGAAGGAGCAAACTCCTTGGATATAGACAGGCTTGAGGCTAGGAAGAGGCGTTTTGCAGATGCTAACCTGAAATCTGAGAGGCAGCTGAAAAGGAGTAGCCAAGATGAAGAGGAAGGTCGCCTGGGTCTGAAGAAGCTGTCAGACATGGGCAGTGGGGGAGAAGGTGACAAGAAAATATTAAGGAAGGAACTGCACAAGAAAGAGCACAGGAAAGCCAAACCGGAACGGTTAGTCACCGTATGCAGCCCCAAAGATGGGCAGGAGGCTGGCAGCATTTCTGTGGGGATTGGCCTAGGCCTCAGCTTGGACTTGCAGGCAAGACTGGGTGAGCAAGCTGAAGACCCCATAGACCCTCTGGAATTCTCCTGCAGGAAAGTAACAGCTGCAGGGATCAAGGCCCAGCACAGGGGGGGCCTTTCTCGAATGATTTCTGATGATTTAGGCATGGAGGACGATATGCAAGACCAGGAAGGGCAAGCATTTCTTCTGGAATGTGAGCAGAGTCTTGGTCAAGAAaaaggagagggggaagagaagTTGCCTATCGATATTGACCACTCGCAAAGCTACCGCAAGCAGATGGAGCAGAGCAGGAGACTCAAAAAACAGCAACAGCTGCAAGACGTTGACACTCCAAAGCCAGAGAAGCAAGAGAAACCCGACAAACCAGACAGTCCCAAGCCAGATGTGGAGGATTTTGAAAGACGCAGCCTAGTGCACGAGGTGGGCAAGCCACCCGAGGATGTCACAGATGACTCGCCACCAAGCAAACGCAAGAAAGTGGAAGCCTTTGATTTTGAATTAAGTGCCAAGAGAGAGCGCAATTACAGGAGTTCCCGTCAGCTAAGCGAGGACTCTGAAAGAAACCTCGCCTCCCTACCAGGGCTGCGTCTCTTTCCTTTCCACGAAGATGAGGGATCTGCAGACTCCCCCAGGCTGGTGACTGTAAAAGAGGCCAAGGAATCTCCTAAAACGGAAGTCTTCACTCACCTGGACTTACTCAAGTTCAATCCTTGTGAACCAAGTAGGAGAGAGCCTCCACCAGAGTTACCCAAACTGAAGGCACCCTCCCTGAGCTGCGAGGAAGATCTGCAGCGATGGGGTAGCCGCATCAAACAGGAGTCCATTAGATTAGATGTCAGTTTCCCAAGCAGTATTGTTAAGCGGGAGGGCATCCGCAAGCGCTCGTTGAGAGAGCTGGAACCAGGGGAGGTACCGTCTGACTCTGATGAGGACGGCGAGAACAAAACACACTCCCCTAAGGCCTCAACATCCCTGGAGGGATCCAGGCTTTCTTACTTTCTGAGGGAACGTGAAGAGAGACTTTCTGACCTGAAGCTCTCCAGCTCTTTGGAGAGAAACAAGTTCTATTCGTTTGCACTGGATCAGACCATCACCCCTGACACAAAGGCACTGCTAGAGAGGGCTAAGTCTCTGTCCTCTTCACGGGAGGAGAACTGGTCATTTTTGGACCGGGATTCCAGGTTCGCCAGCTTCCGCAACAGCAAGGACAAAGAGAAAGTTGAGTCAGCCCCTCGGCCAATTCCATCCTGGTACATGAAGAAGAAAAAGATCCGTACAGACTCAGAAGGGAAGCTTGATGACAAGAAGGAGGAGCCAAAGGCAGAAGAGCAGGAGAAACGAGAGCTGTTTGCTTCACGGTTCCTGCACAGCTCAATCTTTGAGCAGGACTCGCGTCGACTCCAGCACTTGGAGAGAAAGGAAGATGACACAGAACTGTTTGCTGGAAGGCTCTACGGGAGGCAGGCCTCCTCCGAGGGGCTCCACAACAGTGAGATGATCCAGGAGCCAGTGGTGCTTTTCCACAGCCGCTTCATGGAGTTTACTCGTATGCaacagaaggagaaggagaaagagcAGCGGACACGGGATACAGAGAAACTGGAGGTTGAAACTGAGGAGGCCAGGCAGGAGAGCGAACGGCCCAAGGCACCAGAGCCTGCTCCTGAGGCTGACATCAAACCAGTCACACCAGTGAGTCCTGTTCCAATCTTTCCAGTACCGCGGGAGCCACCACAGCAGGCAAAGGCGACTGTGGAATCCCTGCCAGTTGTTGTCCCACCCATACCCCTAAAAGAGGAGAAAACAAAAGCAGTCCTTGAGAAAGCTActccccagccccagccccagcctcaAGTTCCTGTCAGCATTGCACCAATGGAACCTGCCAGCTTAAATGAGGCAGAAATAAGGCAGGAACCCAAAGGAGAAGCCCCAGAGGCAAGAGCCCCTGAAGAAGAAACCTTAAATGCAGAGCACCCTTCATACCTGGATACCAAGCCACCTACCCCAGGTGCCTCCTTCACCCATGAGGCGATCAGTCTGGATCCAGAGCCTGAGGTCCCAGAATTAATAAATCCTGTGTCACCAAAGCCAGAGGAGAAGTCTGAGGAGCACAAAGAGGAGATTCAGCAGCCTGAGGTTGAGACCGTGGACAATGAGGCCCCCCAAAGGTCTGATGAATCCTCTGAAGCGCAGCCGCAGAATTCTGACAATGATTTGGAAGTCGAACCTGTGGTCCCTGCTAGGAAACCGCCTAAGAGCAAGCGAGCAAAAACTCCACCGGCAGCAACACAACCTGCGCCTGTTCCAGCAAGTGGCTCAGAGAAACCAGCAACACGGAAAAGCGAACGGATTGACCGTGAAAAGCTGAAACGTGCATCTTCACCCCGGGGAGAGGCACCCAGAGCAGCCATAGATCCCAAAACGTCTGCAAAATCTCCAAGTCATGCCACAGACTCTGAAAGCTCTGAGCCCAACCTTCCAGTCAGCAGGACCAGACGCAGGAATGTGCGATCTGTTTATGCCACCCCTGTGGAAGATGATACCCCACAGACACCGGGAAAGGATCTTGCAGAGTCACCACGCTCCACTCGTAAACGAGGTGACAAAGAGCCACAACAGGACACTCTGACCACCCCCACTACTCCCCGTCGTGGCCGACCACCCAAAACCCGTCGACGTGGTGAGGATGTGTCCCCTGTGAAGGGAGACGGGATTAAACCAGATCCTGATGAACCGGAGAACAAAGAGGGAAGTGAAGTAATAAAGCCAGCAGAAGGATGGAGGTCACCACGCTCACAGAAATCTGCACAAAGTCAGTCCTCACCACCAACAGGAACTGCGCATGGGAGAAAAGGAGGGAAAGCTGAGAACAAGACCCCTGAGATTCACATTGAGTCAGTAGATGAAGCAGGCATTGAGCCTTTAGAGCAGCACTCCCCTCCTGTACCAAAACTTGAAGAGGAGCCACTGGAAGAGATCAGCAAAGCCAAGGAAGACGAGcctaagcagcagcagcagcagcagcagcagcagcagcagcaggaggaggaggaggagaaaaaaGACATGGAACCTGAGAAGAATATGAATGAAGGGATGGAGAAAGTGGAGGCACTGATAGACAAGTGCTCTCCCCCTGAAAAGGGAGGGAAGGCAAAAGGAGGAGGGAGGGCTACTCGCAATGCTAAATCCTTGACTGATGACAAGTCCCTAAGCCTAAAGAATCTAGAGATCCGGTTAAGCGTGGATGATGTAAAGGGGGTCCTTCAAACAAGTGAGGAAGAGCCAGAACTTCTAGAATTGTCACCTAAGAAACCTACGCCACCACCCATCAAGGATGAGGTTATGCCCCAGGGCTTCCTTAAGGAGGTTACAGAGTTGAGCCCAGAGAAAGAAGAGCCAGTCTCTGACACAGAGCCACCGGCTGATCCTGCAGCAGCACTGCTGGCACGCCAGATGGAGCTTGAGCAGGCCGTGGAGAACATTGCCAAGTTGACTGAGGGGCCTACACTGCCTCCCTACAAGGAGCCACCACCACCGGAGCCGGAGTTGCAACCTATGGTGGTGGAGCCAGAAGTACAGGATGAGGTGGAGAAGCCAGCCAACCCAGCCAGTGAGACAGAACTAGCAGCCGCCATTGACTCCATCACTGCTGAAGATATCTCTGCAGATGCTGATAGCTTCCCTGCCCCTGGTGGCTACACCACACTTACACCCCCAGATCCTCTAGACTTGCCTCCTCGTACTGAAGCCACGGAGCCAGAGACGCACCTGGCCATCAATAACATACTGGAGCCAGAGCCGGAGATGGGAAGCCTTCCCTTGGAGACCAAGAGCTCTGATCCAGCTCCCAGTGATGTTTCAACCCAGGAGGAATCTCCCCCACCTGGGATGTCTGAAGTACACCAGAATAGTAAAAAAAGACAGAAGTCCAGGAAGAACCGTAGCCGGAGAGGCAGTACAAATCGGAAAGGTGACCTGTTGGATGGAAATGCTTCTGAACCAGAGCCCAGCACCATTAAACCTGCAGAGCCTGTATCTGAGGACATTGTGGAGATGGAAAAGCCAACAGTGGTGGCAAcaccaacagcaacagcagcagcagcaacaagagCTGTGGCTTCCTGTAAACAAGAGGCAAGGAGGCCAAAAGAAGCAGAGACCCCTGTTGAACAGCCTGAGCTAAGAGACAACGCCTACCACTCTGGCAACAAAAGCCCCACCCTCTTTAAGCTGCGGCAGTTGGCTGAGTCAACCACTTCTTCCCTTAGCACTCCTCCGGCCAGGCTGACTTTGCCACCTCCCCGTCAGGTCAAACTGCCCAGCTCACCCCAGGCCACTGTACCAGAGTGGCTGAACCGACCTGAAGAATCGCAAGCACCTTCCAATCCACCTCCCCAAGCACCACAAGCTGCAGCAGCACCAGCGCCTATGCCGCCTGACACCAAAGCCTCCGATATAGATCCCAGCTCCAGCACGCTGCGCAAGATCCTCATGGAGCCTAAGTACGTGTCTGCAACTTCTGGGGGTATACCTAGCACGCAGCTCACTACCTGCATTAGTGAGCCTGTCAGCTCTCCCCCATTGGAGGCCAGTAAGCCGCTACCCACAGAGGAAAAGCCAGTGGCGCCACCCCCTACAGCTGAAGCACAGCGCTTTAATGAGAAGCCGGTGAGCTCTGTCATTTCTCACAAAGCTATCTCTGTCATCAGTCATGTGCCCCTTCCCTTTGATTCTGAGGAGACACCCAGAATTACACTGGGGAATAGGGCACCCAGCATGTCCCTCCCCAAGCAGAAGTACAGAGCCAGCATGAACGAGAATAACAGATACCCCATGGGGCCTACAAGCATGATGGGTGTAGAGGAGGGACGTCCAGTAGAAAGTGCACCCTTCATCAGCACAGGCTCTGGGCTTAGGGTGAACACCTCTGAGGGTGTGGTGGTGCTCAGCTACTCGGGACAGAAGACAGAGGGCCCACAGAGGATCAGCGCCAAGATTAGCCAGATTCCCCCTGCCAGTGCGGTGGACATTGAGTTCCAACAATCTGTCTCCAAGTCCCAGATAAAGCAGGAGCCTTTAACTCCATCCCAGCAACCCACAACCAAGGGCTCACAGATGCCCACAGGATATGGGCCTCACTCTACCGGGGTGCTTGCAGGCCAGCCCTACAACACACAGGGGGTCATCTCTGCTGTCAAACAGGAGTCCCCTGGTGGAGAGAAATCAGATCCTTCTTACCACTCAGGGCCTCAGTCTGCTGCTGTCAAGATCATGCCCCAGACTGGGGGGAACCCACCAGTCCTGGTCTACAACCCTCTAGCCCTGATGCACCAGCAGGCTACCAAGAAAGGCTGCACTGAGCCGGTATCCCTAAAGGTGGAGCCTGGAAAACCAGCCCAGCCCACCAACCTGAGTCCAGGCCTCAGCCCTCACCACCCCTCTCTCACGAGCAATCACGTAGGGTCAGGCCCCAGCACGCCAACTGAACGCTCTCTGCCACACCTGGGTGGGGTCAAACAGGAGCCTCATTCACCAAGGACATGTGGGCACTCACCCTCCCCTTTCTCCAAGGTGTGTCAGCCCAGCAGCACAGCTTCTGTGGTTCTGGGTCCTGGAATCTCCATGCCACAGTATGTGTCCAGTGTTCACCACCCAGAGCAGTCAGTCATCATGCCTCCTCACAGCGTTACACAGTCTGTCTCTCTGGGACACATTACACAGGGTGAAGTACGAATGAACACGCCCCCACTCCCTGGAATGCCTTATGGAATCCGATCCGAGACCCTCTCTTCACCTCGCTCTGGACTGCAAACACAGAGATCCAGCACGCCGCAGCCGGCCGGGATAAGGGATATTGTCTTGCAGCCCATACCGTCAGGAGAGGACGATGTGCTACACTACCACCAGGGTATACGCCGTCCCTCTACCCAGATGCAGCCTGACATGATGGTGATGCAGCCGGACTACCGCATGCACCATGGTGGCATGCGTCTCGACCAGTACAACATGGCCCAACAGGACATTATTCTGTCCCGGGACGTCCGCATGATCATGCACCAACAAATGGGTGACCAGCACCACCCCGAAAGCAGGCAGGCTCGCACTCCTGAGTCCTCTGTGAAAACGCCTCCGGCTAGCAAGACGCCCCAGCCAGGGAAGGAGACACCAAAACCGGCAGAGGTCAAGCTAGCGCCCTCCCCGCACAGCGAGGCACGGATAATGGGTGTTTCACCTGGCATGCCCCAGCTCTCCCAGCCTGTCATGGTTTCCCACGGGGTGCAGCTCATGCACTCTCCTTCAGGCTCCTACCACGACTACCCAGGAGTCTACCGTGACATGAGGAACTTCCAGCTCTCCCACCCGCAGTTCCCAGGACCTACGCCCCTCGGGATGAACCTGCCTCCTCGCAGTATCACTCCATCACAG GGCATGTCTGATGGAGAGCATGGGCACCCAAGCCAGCCAATCAGAAGCAAGACACCACAAGTGTCTGTAGACCCAAAAGGAGCAGGAGGTCCTGACAGTGGCCACCTGAGGCACACAGGGCCAATGGACCCAACTCTCTCCCATCTTCAGAGGGTACAGAGCGAGACAGGCTCACCTTCCTATCCGTCTCCTGTGTCCATCTCCCTCAAGCATGACCTGCCCCAGACACCAGGGCAGAAACCACAGCAGCAACAGCCCTTCCCCCAAACATCGCTGGGGAATGTGATGCCTGGGCTTCCCCCAGGGCTACCGACTGGGCTGCGGCCTGACACTCAGACACTCGGCAAACAGGAACACTCGCACAGACCTGTCGACATGGTGCAGCTACTCACG AAGTACCCAATCGTGTGGCAGGGTCTTCTTGCTCTGAAGAATGACACGGCCGCGGTTCAGCTTCACTTCGTGTCGGGGAACAATGTGCTGGCTCACCGATCGCTGCCTGCGCCTGAGGGAGGGCCCCCGCTGCGCATCGCTCAGAGGATGAGACTGGAGGCCTCCCAGCTCGAGGGGGTGGCCCGCAGGATGACG GTGGAAAGTGATTATTGCTTGCTGCTGGCACTCCCCTGCGGGCGGGACCAGGACGATGTACTCAACCAGACTGAGTCTCTGAAAGCTGCTTTCATCAGCTACCTGCAGGCCAAGCTAGCTGCCGGGATCATCAACGTTCCCAATCCCGGATCCAACCAG CCTGCCTACGTGCTGCAGATCTTCCCGCCCTGCGAGTTCTCAGAAAGCCACCTGTCTCGGCTGGCCCCTGACCTGCTCGCCAGCATCTCCAGCATCTCGCCGCACCTCATGATCGTCATTGCCTCGGTCTGA